The nucleotide window GCAAGGCCGGTCCGGCCGTCGGCGGCCCGCACAGTCACGCGTAGCCGAGGGTTTGCGCTCTCGGGCGAGGATTTAGGCTTGAGGTATGCCTCGTCGGAAACCACGCGCGCACTCACGGAACGCCAAGTCCGGTGGCGACGCGCTGGGCGAGGGTTTCCCGGCGGGATTCGAGCTCAGCAGGTCCGTCGAGGGCCCCGACGGTGAGTCCTATGTCGTGCGCACCATTCCCGGCAGCCGCGCTACCAAGACCTACCGCTGTCCCGGCTGCGATCACGAAATCCTCCCTGGCGTAGCCCATATCGTCGCTTGGCCGACGTATGGCGGGGAAGAGGATCGCAGGCACTGGCACCGCGGCTGCTGGAATGGACGCCAAACCCGCCGCATCACGAGACGGTGGTCCTGATCGTCAACGTGCGGCGGGGCTGTCATCAGGCGCATCTATCGGACGAGCAAGGGCCTTCTGGTTTCTAGATATACCGTAGGCCACTTCCGGCACATACACCTGGGTCGGTTTCGGGACAGATGTGACAGTGAAACGGTCGCGACCCACCCTCTGGAAATTAGGAAGGCCGCCCCCTCGCGGGAGCGGCCTTCGATCGAATTATCTTGTGGGACTACGGCTTCAGCCGCTGTCCCGCATCTGTGTAGTTGTCACAGCATCGCCCACGTGCGTCGTCGCCCGAGTGGTTCCGATGTCAGGCGATGTCAGCGTTCTCGCGCTCGTCGGCGTCGATGTCCTCGTCCTCGGACGCGACCTCGGGGATGGCCTTGGTGCGGGAACCGGAGACCTGCTTGTTGCCGCCGCCGATCGACTTGCGCTGATCCGGAACGCCGTCCAGCAGTTCGCTTTCCCGGTTGACCGCCGCGAGCATGGCCGGCACCGAGTCGAGCTGGCCGCGAATGCCGAGCAGCTGGGCCAGGACCCGGCCGCGCAGCACGCGCATCTCCTCGGCCAGTTCCTTGGCGTGCGCGATCTTGCGGTCGGAGGTCTGGGTGGCGGAGGTGATGAGACGGTTGGCCTCGTCGGTCGCGTCCTTGATCCGCTGTGCGGCCTCGGCGCGGCTGGTGGCCTCCAGCTCC belongs to Nocardia sp. XZ_19_385 and includes:
- a CDS encoding ATP/GTP-binding protein, translating into MPRRKPRAHSRNAKSGGDALGEGFPAGFELSRSVEGPDGESYVVRTIPGSRATKTYRCPGCDHEILPGVAHIVAWPTYGGEEDRRHWHRGCWNGRQTRRITRRWS